The following proteins come from a genomic window of Papilio machaon chromosome 7, ilPapMach1.1, whole genome shotgun sequence:
- the LOC106714814 gene encoding hsc70-interacting protein, producing MSCPFNDEQLMQLQAFIELCKTQPQILHHPRLSFFKEYLVSLGVTIPTATFGTKHFTPSGDGSQNETGEKAQSSTEEESEQESDVELDMDGVVEGDSIGDDQLMGDSNKEPSDEDRDKSDEKRSEAMRAFSDQQFEEAIKLYTEAIQLNPQSALLFAKRGQVYLKLNKPNACIKDCTRALELNCDSAAAYKFRGRAYRLLGKFEEASHDLCESLKIDYDDQTNEWLNDVKPNAEKLRQHKLSVQRKKEEKEHREKLRRLHKAQEARSQAAKAQAQANAQSTPAGGMPGGMPGGMPGGMPGAGPFPQGFAANDLGSLLMDPEIITAFQDPEVMAAFQDLSTNPANFVKYQSNPKIAAAIQKLQAKLGKGGSMPFGGGAG from the exons ATGAGTTGCCCTTTCAATGATGAGCAATTAATGCAGTTGCAAGCGTTTATTGAGTTATGTAAAACTCAACCACAAATACTACATCATCCGAGGCTATCCTTTTTCAAAGAATACCTTGTATCGCTTGGAGTTACGATTCCAACGGCTACTTTCGGCACCAAGCATTTTACTCCTTCCGGAGATGG gAGTCAAAATGAGACAGGTGAAAAAGCCCAGTCCTCAACAGAAGAAGAATCTGAGCAGGAATCAGATGTGGAACTTGACATGGATG GTGTAGTAGAAGGCGATTCAATTGGTGATGACCAATTAATGGGTGACTCTAATAAAGAACCATCTGATGAAGATCGTGACAAATCTGACGAGAAGCGTTCAGAAGCTATGCGAGCCTTCTCTGATCAACAGTTTGAAGAAGCTATCAAGTTGTACACTGAAGCCATTCAACTTAATCCACAAAGCGCTTTATTGTTTGCTAAGAGAGGACAG gtatatttaaaactgaacAAGCCGAATGCTTGTATCAAGGACTGTACCCGAGCTCTGGAATTGAATTGTGACAGTGCTGCTGCTTACAAATTCAGGGGACGTGCTTACAG aTTGCTTGGCAAATTTGAAGAAGCATCCCATGATCTGTGTGAATCTCTTAAGATTGATTACGATGATCAAACCAATGAATGGTTGAACGATGTTAAGCCTAACGCTGAAAAACTTCGTCAACACAAACTGAGCGTTCAGCGTAAAAAGGAGGAGAAAGAG caCCGTGAGAAGTTGCGTAGACTTCATAAAGCCCAAGAGGCCAGGTCCCAGGCAGCAAAGGCGCAGGCACAGGCTAACGCGCAATCCACCCCAGCCGGGGGCATGCCAGGTGGTATGCCGGGTGGCATGCCAGGTGGCATGCCCGGAGCCGGACCTTTCCCACAGGGCTTCGCAGCTAACGACTTAGGCAGCCTTTTGATGGATCCCGAAATTATAACTGCATTCCAG GATCCCGAAGTGATGGCGGCATTCCAGGACTTGTCCACAAATCCAGCCAACTTCGTCAAATACCAGAGTAACCCAAAGATTGCTGCGGCCATTCAAAAATTGCAGGCTAAACTTGGCAAAGGTGGTTCCATGCCTTTTGGTGGTGGTGCAGGTTAG
- the LOC106714855 gene encoding 39S ribosomal protein L38, mitochondrial, producing the protein MLKVFRKPFINNIQFDQIRLGHRVRGKAPIFCRTIKERLDEMNYKDELYTTRIDIGFPRATNSEKTQLARLEHLRKLKSDKELEHLARNHKLEINLTEARKEWLQTLGPNHKKQIAEHYGIYEHLYGEGYFIPYVNLDIHYELKNGLNLPVYTGNVIKPAEAGEQPSVAYESDDNSLWTLVLTSLDGHLTENDKEYVHWLVANIPSNNIERGDTIIEYLRPFPLKGTGYHRYVFVLYKQSEKISYDLKNVTSSSPLEDRTFVTREWYQKHQDSITPSGLAFYQSDWDHTVKDFFHNVLNRKEPVYEYDFPPPYIRPQEWFPLRKPFNLYMDKYRDPKQIKKEYLLRKLKNEDPFKAPPPPLKFPNAHSLPQSMPSWLKLHEKKIRLGWGRINDV; encoded by the exons ATGCTTAAAGTTTTTCGGAAACCTTTcataaataacatacaattCGATCAAATACGATTAGGTCACAGAGTCAGGGGTAAGGCACCAATATTTTGTAGAACAATAAAAGAACGTTTAGATGAAATGAATTATAAAGATGAATTGTACACAACACGAATAGATATAGGATTTCCGCGTGCAAC TAATTCTGAAAAAACACAACTTGCGCGCTTAGaacatttaagaaaattgaaaaGCGATAAAGAACTTGAGCATTTAGCTCGTAATCATAAGTTGGAAATTAATCTAACGGAAGCAAGGAAAGAATGGTTGCAAACTCTTGGACCGAACCATAAAAAACAGATAGCTGAACATTATGGAATTTATGAACATCTTTATGGAGAAGGCTATTTTATACCTTATGTTAATTTAGATATACATTATGAGCTGAAAAATGGTCTGAATCTTCCAGTTTATACGggtaatgttataaaaccaGCTGAGGCAGGAGAACAACCTTCAGTTGCATATGAATCAGACGATAATTCACTGTGGACACTTGTTTTGACAAGTCTAGATGGACATTTAACAGAGAATGACAAAGAGTATGTCCATTGGTTAGTGGCAAATATTCCTAGTAACAATATAGAAAGAGGTGATACCATCATAGAGTACCTTCGTCCATTCCCACTGAAAGGAACAGGATATCATAGAtatgtgtttgttttgtataaacaatCTGAAAAAATTTCATATGATCTTAAAAATG ttacatcatcatcacccCTTGAAGACAGAACTTTTGTGACAAGGGAATGGTATCAAAAGCATCAAGATAGCATAACACCATCTGGGTTAGCTTTTTACCAGTCCGATTGGGATCACACTGTCAAAGACTTCTTTCACAATGTGCTGAATAGAAAGGAGCcag tttacGAGTATGATTTTCCACCACCTTACATAAGGCCACAAGAATGGTTCCCTCTTCGAAAGCCTTTCAACCTTTACATGGATAAGTACAGAGATCCTAAACAAATAAAGAAGGAATATCTGCTAcgaaaacttaaaaatgaaGATCCGTTCAAGGCACCACCACCTCCATTAAAATTCCCCAATGCTCATTCATTACCACAAAGCATGCCATCTTGGCTCAAATTacatgaaaagaaaataagactAGGTTGGGGCAGAATAAAtgatgtttaa
- the LOC106714790 gene encoding lysine-specific demethylase lid produces MDSKNIQKNAMQKSAEFTFTPPPEAPVFEPTLEDFADPLGYIAKIRPVAEITGICKIKPPARWQPPFSLDVDKLKFVPRIQKVNELEAITRLKLLFLEKILKFWELQGSPLKIPMIENKTLDLYCLKFWVDEEGGFENCNTPKKWRKIANSMGYSQNANTMNFLKINYEKILLPYDIFEKSKADILKTVKKTETKSEIKDDGDASNHSFKEISIQNITGYKGDCKDMIPHTSIKKTKTGSDIKTEVDSKSILETEEAKCNRELRRLACYGPGPKMPGLNDEEFDITKSRKRPRYDLDPLAIYVCAICQKDHTDNLLLICNGCSDTYHTFCLKPPLNTVPDGDWRCPCCIAEEVHKPAEAFGFAQAEREYTLQQFGEMADKFKSDYFGMSGHLVPTSVAEKEFWRIISSVEEDVTVEYGADLHSMDHGSGFPTKSSLNLYPGDQEYVDSGWNLNNLPVLEGSVLRFINADISGMTVPWMYVGMCFSAFCWHNEDHWSYSINYLHWGEAKTWYGVPGSGAELLETAMKAAAPELFKSQPDLLHQLVTIMNPNILMAAGVPIYRTDQQAGEFVVTFPRAYHAGFNQGYNFAEAVNFAPPDWLKIGRECIIHYKNLKRFCVFSHDELICKMALEGDRLDLETALETQKELVRATEEEGRLRAKIASKGLKSVRRTAFELLGDDERLCEICKTTCFLSSVLCTDCKHMACLQHATDACQCPLNKKTLNYRYDMDELHIMLQTLDFRVNSFDKWMSETKKMLLPTAPDIGRVQKLKVLLDEADELKIPKCTLLTQLKNEYTAATENVEPIIIELDDD; encoded by the coding sequence ATGGATAGTaagaatattcaaaaaaatgcGATGCAAAAAAGTGCAGAGTTTACTTTTACTCCGCCACCCGAGGCACCCGTATTTGAGCCTACGCTTGAAGATTTTGCGGATCCGTTAGGCTATATCGCTAAAATTCGCCCTGTTGCTGAAATAACtggaatttgtaaaataaagccTCCAGCGCGATGGCAGCCACCTTTTTCACTAGACGTAGACAAATTGAAATTTGTACCACGAATACAAAAAGTAAATGAATTGGAAGCCATTACGCgattgaaattgttatttctcgaaaaaattttaaaattttgggAATTGCAGGGCTCTCCCTTAAAGATACCTATGATTGAAAATAAGACTTtagatttatattgtttaaagttTTGGGTGGACGAAGAAGGTGGTTTCGAAAACTGTAATACTCCGAAAAAATGGCGTAAGATTGCAAACTCAATGGGGTATAGTCAAAATGCGAACACAATGAATTttctgaaaattaattatgaaaagaTTTTGCTTCCTTAtgacatttttgaaaaaagtaaAGCCGATATATTGAAGACTGTAAAAAAGACTGAAActaaatctgaaataaaagatgATGGCGATGCTTCGAATCAttcatttaaagaaatttcaatacaaaatatcaCGGGTTATAAAGGAGATTGTAAAGATATGATACCCCAtacaagtattaaaaaaactaaaactggCTCAGATATCAAAACTGAAGTGGATAGTAAAAGTATTTTGGAAACTGAGGAAGCTAAATGTAATAGGGAACTCAGAAGGCTAGCTTGTTATGGACCTGGCCCTAAAATGCCTGGTCTTAATGATGAAGAATTTGATATAACAAAATCAAGGAAACGGCCCAGATATGATTTGGATCCATTGGCAATTTATGTATGTGCTATTTGTCAAAAAGACCACACTGATAATCTTTTGTTAATATGTAATGGGTGTTCTGATACTTATCACACTTTCTGCTTGAAACCACCTTTAAATACTGTCCCTGATGGAGACTGGCGTTGTCCATGTTGCATTGCAGAAGAGGTGCATAAGCCGGCAGAGGCTTTTGGATTTGCTCAAGCTGAAAGAGAATACACACTTCAACAATTTGGAGAGATggctgataaatttaaatctgatTACTTTGGTATGTCTGGCCATCTAGTCCCAACATCGGTTGCTGAAAAAGAATTTTGGAGGATAATATCATCTGTTGAAGAAGATGTTACAGTAGAATATGGTGCAGATCTTCATTCAATGGATCACGGTTCAGGTTTCCCAACAAAGTCTTCATTAAATCTTTATCCTGGCGATCAAGAGTATGTAGATTCTGGctggaatttaaataatcttccTGTTTTGGAGGGTTCAgtgttaagatttattaatgcTGATATTTCAGGCATGACAGTTCCTTGGATGTATGTGGGCATGTGTTTTTCTGCATTTTGCTGGCATAATGAAGATCATTGGagttattcaataaattacttacattGGGGTGAAGCAAAAACTTGGTATGGTGTTCCGGGAAGTGGAGCTGAACTTTTAGAGACTGCAATGAAGGCTGCTGCCCCAGAACTCTTCAAATCACAGCCAGATTTACTTCACCAGTTAGTCACCATAATGAATCCTAACATTCTGATGGCAGCAGGTGTACCTATTTATAGAACTGATCAACAGGCTGGTGAATTTGTAGTTACATTTCCCAGAGCATATCATGCTGGTTTTAATCAAGGCTATAATTTTGCAGAAGCAGTAAACTTTGCCCCACCTGATTGGCTTAAAATAGGTAGAGAGTGCATTATTCATTACAAAAACCTGAAAAGATTTTGTGTGTTTTCTCATGATGAACTTATTTGTAAGATGGCTTTGGAAGGTGATCGTTTAGACTTGGAAACGGCTCTAGAGACCCAGAAGGAGTTAGTTAGGGCGACAGAAGAAGAAGGTAGGTTAAGAGCAAAGATTGCAAGCAAAGGTTTGAAAAGTGTCCGGAGAACAGCATTTGAGTTGCTAGGTGATGATGAGCGGCTTTGTGAGATTTGTAAGACCACTTGTTTCCTGTCCTCAGTATTATGTACTGACTGTAAGCACATGGCTTGTCTGCAACATGCCACTGATGCATGCCAATGCccattgaataaaaaaactcttaaCTATAGGTATGACATGGAtgaattacatattatgttgcAAACCCTTGACTTTAGGGTTAACAGTTTTGATAAATGGATGTCggaaacaaagaaaatgttacTACCAACCGCCCCTGATATTGGCAGAGTgcaaaagttaaaagttttgttaGATGAAGCAGACGAATTGAAAATACCAAAGTGTACACTATTAACTCAGTTAAAGAATGAATATACTGCAGCCACTGAAAATGTTGAACCAATTATCATTGAATTAGATGATGATTAA
- the LOC106714702 gene encoding synaptic vesicle 2-related protein, with translation MRRARGYQDLDDNAGDSSISMAQMPPPQEIEMASVSVVPDDTFTVTQAVNALGFGWFQVKLSLCTGLCWMADSMEMTILSILSPALHCEWNISKYQQALTTTIVFLGMMLSSTFWGNISDRYGRKTALSMCGVLLFYYGLLSAIAPNFLWLLFLRGLVGFAIGCVPQSVTLYAEFLPTKQRAKCVVLLDCFWALGACLEVALALVVMPTLGVHWLLALSTIPLLIFALICPWLPESARYHVASGQPDKALATLEKIAQDNGRPMLLGRLVCDDSVGIGQRGRLKHLLIPHLRNTSLLLWVIWMSCAFCYYGLVLMTTELFETDSDGSEESCAADCRPLQTTDYMDLLWTTLAEFPGIFATIFIIEKCGRKRTMASQFVIFAVCVCVLIYNTNRTFLTCVLFLARGIIAGLFQAAYVYTPEVYPTALRATAVGACSGVARLGAMITPYVAQVLLKNSIVIATAVYSLAALLAALACLALPIETKGREMRDTVTNTT, from the exons ATGAGAAGAGCTAGAGGATACCAAGATCTTGACGACAATGCTGGCGATTCCAGTATATCAATGGCCCAAATGCCACCACCGCAAGAAATCGAAATGGCTTCAGTATCCGTTGTTCCAGATG ACACATTTACAGTGACACAGGCAGTTAATGCCCTGGGCTTTGGCTGGTTTCAAGTCAAGTTGTCACTCTGCACTGGATTATGTTGGATGGCTGACTCTATGGAGATGACTATACTCAGTATTCTCTCGCCAGCACTGCACTGTGAATGGAATATTAGCAA GTATCAACAAGCTTTGACAACAACAATAGTTTTTCTGGGAATGATGTTGAGTTCTACATTTTGGGGCAATATTAGTGACCGATATGGAAGGAAAACT GCGCTGAGTATGTGTggagtattattattttattatgggCTGTTAAGTGCTATAGCTCCAAATTTTCTATGGCTTTTGTTTTTACGAGGACTTGTTGGCTTTGCAATAGGATGTGTTCCACAGTC tgTTACTTTATATGCAGAGTTTTTACCAACTAAACAACGGGCCAAATGCGTTGTCCTTTTAGAT tgtttctGGGCGCTGGGCGCCTGTCTGGAAGTTGCTCTGGCATTAGTAGTTATGCCTACATTAGGTGTTCATTGGTTGCTCGCTCTATCAACAATACCATTGTTAATCTTTGCACTCATTTGTCCC tGGTTACCGGAATCCGCTAGATATCACGTGGCAAGTGGACAACCAGACAAAGCATTAGCAACATTGGAAAAG ATAGCACAGGACAATGGTCGTCCAATGCTACTAGGTCGGTTGGTGTGTGATGATTCTGTAGGCATCGGGCAACGTGGACGTTTGAAGCATCTCCTTATACCTCATTTAAGGAACACCAGTTTACTGCTCTGGGTCATATG GATGTCGTGCGCTTTCTGCTACTACGGCTTGGTGCTGATGACTACTGAGTTGTTTGAGACGGATTCTGATGGGTCGGAGGAGTCGTGCGCTGCGGATTGCCGCCCTCTGCAGACCACTGACTATATGGATCTCTTGTGGACTACACTGGCTGAATTTCCCG GTATCTTTGCTACGATATTTATCATCGAGAAATGCGGTCGGAAGCGAACTATGGCCTCTCAGTTTGTGATATTTGCGGTCTGTGTTTGCgttctaatatataataccaa TCGAACTTTCCTGACATGTGTGCTGTTCCTGGCGCGAGGTATCATCGCCGGTCTGTTCCAAGCTGCATATGTCTACACTCCCGAG GTGTACCCGACTGCGCTGCGAGCGACTGCGGTGGGAGCCTGCAGCGGCGTTGCCAGGCTTGGTGCTATGATTACACCTTATGTTGCTCAG GTTTTATTGAAGAATTCAATTGTAATTGCGACAGCGGTGTATTCGTTGGCAGCTCTCTTAGCGGCGCTCGCCTGCCTCGCTCTACCCATAGAGACAAAAGGCAGAGAGATGAGAGATACTGTCACTAATACTACTTAA